In the Symphalangus syndactylus isolate Jambi chromosome Y, NHGRI_mSymSyn1-v2.1_pri, whole genome shotgun sequence genome, one interval contains:
- the LOC129476749 gene encoding LOW QUALITY PROTEIN: testis-specific chromodomain protein Y 1-like (The sequence of the model RefSeq protein was modified relative to this genomic sequence to represent the inferred CDS: deleted 2 bases in 1 codon), with protein sequence MASQEFEVETIVDKRQDKNGNTEYLVRWKGYDKQDDTWEPEQHLTNCEKCIHDFNRRQTEKQKKLTRTRTSRIFSNNARRRTSRSTKASYSTNSPKTLVADKHHRCKNSKLFAASKNVRRKAASIVSDTKNMETINSTMKILAPDSPFNNKKTVSGFQKREKLDPIAAHQQDMVVFKVTEGKLLQDHLSHPGVEQTGIENETQIHPLMSQMSGSVTASMATGSATQKGIVVLIDPLAASGTTDMHTSVPRVKGGQRNITDDSRDHPFIKKMYFTIRLTESASTYRDIVVKKEDGFTQIVLSTRSTEKNALNTEVIKEMVNALKSAAVDDSKLVLFSATGSVFCCGLDFGYFVKQLRNDRNRASLEMVDTIKNFVNTFIQFKKPIVVSVNGPAIGLGASILPLCDLVWANEKAWFQTPYTTIGQSPDGCSTIMFPKLMGKASANEMLIAGRKLTAREACAKGLVSQVFLTGTFTQEVMIQIKELASCNQIVLEECKALVRCNIKLELEQANERECEVLRKIWSSAQGIESMLKIPLLHCKAALFLPRKTQNYQRWCP encoded by the coding sequence ATGGcttcccaggagtttgaggttgaaACTATTGTTGACAAAAGACAAGATAAAAATGGGAATACGGAGTATTTGGTTCGGTGGAAAGGTTACGACAAACAGGATGACACTTGGGAACCAGAGCAGCACCTCACGAACTGTGAAAAATGTATACATGATTTTAATAGACGAcagactgaaaaacagaaaaaactgacACGGACTAGAACCAGTAGAATTTTTTCAAACAATGCCAGAAGAAGAACTTCCAGATCTACAAAAGCGAGCTATTCTACAAACTCTCCTAAAACGCTAGTGGCTGATAAACACCACAGATGCAAAAACAGCAAGTTATTTGCTGCCAGCAAGAACGTTAGGAGAAAGGCAGCTTCAATTGTCTCTGACACAAAGAATATGGAGACAATAAATTCAACTATGAAGATCCTTGCACCTGACAGCCCCTTTAACAACAAGAAAACTGTGAGTGGCTTTCAGAAACGTGAGAAACTGGACCCTATCGCAGCACatcagcaggacatggtggtCTTCAAGGTGACAGAAGGGAAACTCCTCCAGGACCATTTGTCACATCCTGGTGTAGAACAAACTGGAATAGAGAACGAGACTCAGATACACCCACTAATGTCGCAGATGTCTGGCTCAGTTACTGCTTCCATGGCCACAGGTTCAGCTACCCAAAAAGGTATAGTGGTATTAATAGACCCATTAGCAGCCAGTGGAACAACAGACATGCATACCTCCGTTCCAAGAGTGAAAGGTGGGCAAAGAAATATTACTGATGACAGCAGAGACCACCCTTTTATCAAGAAGATGTACTTCACCATAAGACTAACAGAAAGTGCCAGCACGTACAGAGACATTGTAGTGAAGAAAGAGGATGGATTCACCCAGATAGTGCTATCAACTAGATCGACAGAAAAAAATGCACTGAATACAGAAGTAATTAAAGAAATGGTTAATGCTCTGAAGAGTGCTGCTGTGGATGACAGCAAGCTCGTGCTGTTCAGTGCAACTGGAAGTGTCTTTTGCTGCGGTCTTGATTTTGGGTACTTTGTGAAGCAATTAAGGAACGACAGAAACAGAGCAAGCCTTGAAATGGTGGACACCATCAAGAACTTTGTGAATACttttattcaatttaaaaagcCTATTGTTGTATCAGTCAATGGCCCTGCCATTGGACTAGGTGCGTCCATCCTGCCTCTTTGTGATCTCGTGTGGGCTAACGAAAAGGCTTGGTTCCAAACCCCTTATACGACCATTGGACAGAGTCCAGATGGATGTTCTACTATTATGTTTCCAAAACTGATGGGTAAAGCATCTGCCAATGAAATGTTAATTGCTGGGCGAAAGCTGACAGCACGGGAGGCATGTGCCAAAGGCTTGGTCTCTCAGGTATTTTTGACTGGAACTTTCACCCAAGAGGTTATGATTCAAATTAAGGAGCTTGCGTCATGTAACCAAATTGTACTGGAAGAATGTAAGGCCCTTGTTCGCTGTAATATTAAGTTGGAGTTGGAACAGGCCAATGAGAGAGAGTGTGAGGTGCTGAGGAAGATCTGGAGCTCAGCCCAAGGGATAGAATCCATGTTAAA